One window from the genome of Paenibacillus azoreducens encodes:
- a CDS encoding glycoside hydrolase family 2 TIM barrel-domain containing protein, with protein MKRKQPSLEWLSDVSVFAVNRIPAHSDHRYYRTEKEALLLADMNMRYPLNGIWKFAYSAHPDSRPADFYQIHHRCDGWDSIQVPGHIQLQGFGQPQYVNTMYPWDGIEELRPPQIPQINNAVGSYVKEFELPDSFHEHPVYISFQGVESAFYVWLNGEFVGYSEDSFTPSEFDLTPFVRDGMNKLAVEVYQRSTGSWLEDQDFWRFSGIFRDVYLYTVPELHVRDLFVRTDLDGEYKDGVLNADLLLQGEDFGYADAMLLNPDGSEAGHARLGRTADMEGEFREDKAEGVNVSLQLSVPGVQLWSAELPRLYTLLISLYDSDGRLLEVVPQQVGFRKFEMRDRIMHLNGRRIVFKGVNRHEFNCRLGRAITKEDMLYDIRTLKQNNINAVRTSHYPNQSLWYELCDRYGIYVIDEMNLESHGSWQKMGAVEPSWVVPGDRPEWKAIVMDRAVSMFERDKNHPSILIWSCGNESFGGEVIYQVSQYFRKADPGRLVHYEGVFHDRRFNDTSDMESRMYAKPADIEAYLNSNPDKPYITCEYMHAMGNSLGGMHKYTELEQRYPMYQGGFIWDYIDQSLLREDRYGRPYLAYGGDFGDRPTDYNFCGNGIVYADRKWSPKMQEVKFLYQNIKLVPDRGSVTLINENLFADTEAYDLECVLYRNGEEVRRSLIHACVEPQSRRALPLDLADGTLPVGEYCIHASLRLKENTLWAEAGHEVAFGQHVFDVKSSEKAEMVAGGSGLKVVRGDVNIGVHGPDFSVLFSKQVGSLVSLNYAGREMISFPPLPLFWRATTDNDRGTAMDFHAAGWYAASLGPKCADVSLHEGGSGVSIRFAYRLSISAEAGASVQYTVYPDGQIRVEAEYTGADGLPDLPVFAVSFKMPAGYGELKWYGMGPEENYIDRCHGARLGCFETLAADSDSDYLVPQESGNRTGVRSLRVLDDSQAGLLIQAPDGQPLECRVSPYTAFELEHARHRYELPPVHYTVVTVAGRQMGVGGDDSWGAPVHEEYRIPADRNMKFEFWLRAEGLS; from the coding sequence ATGAAACGGAAACAACCCAGTCTGGAATGGCTGAGCGATGTCAGCGTCTTTGCGGTCAACCGCATTCCGGCGCACTCGGATCACCGGTATTACCGAACGGAGAAAGAGGCGCTTCTGCTTGCTGACATGAACATGAGATATCCGCTGAACGGAATCTGGAAATTTGCGTATTCGGCGCATCCGGACAGCAGGCCTGCCGATTTCTATCAGATACACCATCGATGCGACGGCTGGGACAGCATTCAAGTGCCGGGACATATTCAGCTGCAGGGCTTCGGTCAGCCGCAGTACGTCAATACGATGTATCCCTGGGATGGGATCGAGGAACTGCGCCCTCCGCAAATTCCGCAAATAAATAACGCGGTGGGAAGCTACGTCAAGGAATTCGAACTTCCTGATAGTTTTCATGAACATCCGGTTTATATCTCTTTTCAGGGCGTTGAGTCGGCTTTTTATGTATGGCTGAACGGAGAATTCGTCGGATACAGTGAAGACAGCTTTACGCCATCGGAATTCGATCTGACTCCATTTGTGCGGGATGGCATGAATAAGCTTGCCGTTGAGGTATATCAACGCAGCACGGGGAGCTGGCTCGAAGATCAGGACTTCTGGAGGTTTTCCGGTATTTTCCGTGATGTGTATTTGTACACTGTGCCGGAGCTGCATGTCCGGGATCTGTTTGTCCGGACCGATCTGGACGGTGAGTATAAGGATGGCGTGCTGAACGCGGATCTGCTTCTGCAGGGAGAGGACTTCGGCTATGCCGATGCTATGCTGCTGAACCCGGACGGGAGTGAAGCCGGACATGCGCGGCTGGGGCGGACCGCCGACATGGAAGGGGAGTTCAGGGAAGATAAGGCGGAAGGAGTGAATGTTTCACTTCAGCTGAGCGTCCCGGGCGTTCAGCTGTGGAGTGCGGAGCTGCCCCGGCTATATACGCTGCTGATTTCTCTTTATGATTCAGATGGCCGGCTGCTGGAGGTAGTACCGCAGCAGGTGGGGTTCCGAAAATTCGAGATGCGTGACCGCATCATGCACCTCAACGGGCGGCGAATCGTGTTCAAAGGCGTTAACCGGCATGAATTCAACTGCCGCCTTGGACGTGCCATAACGAAGGAAGATATGCTCTATGATATCCGCACATTAAAACAAAATAACATCAATGCGGTGCGGACATCCCATTACCCGAATCAAAGTTTGTGGTACGAGCTTTGCGATCGGTACGGCATTTACGTTATTGACGAGATGAATCTGGAAAGCCATGGATCATGGCAGAAAATGGGCGCGGTCGAGCCTTCCTGGGTGGTTCCGGGAGATCGCCCCGAATGGAAAGCTATTGTCATGGACCGCGCGGTGTCGATGTTCGAGCGGGATAAAAATCATCCTTCCATCCTGATCTGGTCCTGCGGCAATGAATCTTTTGGCGGCGAAGTGATTTATCAAGTATCTCAGTACTTCCGCAAAGCCGATCCGGGCCGTCTCGTTCATTATGAAGGCGTGTTTCATGACCGCAGATTCAATGACACCAGCGATATGGAAAGCCGGATGTATGCCAAGCCGGCGGATATTGAAGCTTATCTGAACAGTAATCCGGATAAACCCTATATTACCTGCGAGTATATGCATGCAATGGGCAATTCGCTTGGCGGCATGCACAAATATACGGAATTGGAACAGAGATATCCGATGTACCAGGGCGGCTTTATCTGGGACTACATTGATCAGTCCCTCCTGCGTGAGGATCGATATGGAAGGCCTTATCTTGCTTACGGAGGCGATTTTGGAGATCGGCCGACGGATTACAACTTTTGCGGCAACGGCATCGTGTACGCTGACCGCAAATGGTCGCCGAAGATGCAGGAGGTCAAGTTTCTCTACCAAAACATAAAGCTGGTGCCGGACCGCGGCAGCGTAACGCTTATCAACGAAAATTTGTTTGCGGATACGGAGGCTTATGATTTGGAATGCGTGCTGTACAGGAATGGGGAGGAAGTAAGGCGCAGTCTGATTCATGCCTGCGTCGAACCCCAAAGCCGCCGCGCGCTGCCGCTTGATCTGGCGGATGGAACGCTGCCTGTGGGCGAGTACTGCATCCATGCATCGCTTAGGTTAAAAGAAAATACCCTTTGGGCAGAAGCAGGACATGAGGTTGCTTTCGGACAACATGTATTTGATGTCAAAAGCAGCGAGAAGGCGGAGATGGTCGCCGGCGGCTCCGGGCTAAAAGTCGTCCGCGGTGACGTCAATATCGGCGTCCACGGGCCGGACTTTTCGGTCTTGTTCTCCAAACAGGTAGGCAGCTTGGTTTCGTTAAACTATGCTGGAAGGGAAATGATATCCTTCCCGCCGCTGCCGCTGTTCTGGCGCGCCACAACGGATAATGACCGTGGAACGGCCATGGATTTTCATGCGGCTGGCTGGTATGCCGCGAGTCTGGGGCCAAAATGCGCGGATGTCTCGCTTCATGAAGGCGGTTCAGGCGTGAGCATCCGGTTTGCGTACCGGCTTAGTATCAGTGCCGAGGCTGGGGCATCGGTTCAATATACGGTGTATCCGGATGGCCAAATCCGCGTAGAAGCTGAATACACAGGCGCTGACGGGCTTCCCGATCTGCCGGTTTTCGCTGTCAGCTTCAAGATGCCTGCGGGGTATGGCGAGCTGAAATGGTACGGGATGGGACCGGAAGAGAACTATATTGACCGCTGCCACGGGGCCAGACTCGGATGCTTTGAGACCCTGGCTGCCGACAGCGATTCGGATTATCTTGTGCCTCAGGAATCCGGTAACCGGACTGGAGTCAGAAGTTTGCGCGTGCTGGATGATTCGCAAGCGGGACTCCTTATTCAGGCGCCCGATGGCCAGCCGCTTGAATGCCGCGTGTCGCCATATACGGCATTCGAACTGGAACATGCGCGGCACCGGTATGAGCTGCCGCCGGTTCATTACACGGTCGTAACCGTTGCAGGACGGCAGATGGGCGTTGGCGGGGACGACAGCTGGGGAGCGCCTGTGCATGAAGAATACCGAATTCCGGCAGACCGGAATATGAAATTCGAGTTCTGGCTGAGAGCGGAAGGACTAAGCTGA
- a CDS encoding histidinol-phosphatase, which translates to MIFDLHTHHQRCGHAQGSVRDYISAALDKNLAYIGISDHTPFFAEPEDHPDPGACMAKSDFPAYIREVLALKQEFAGQIDVLLGVEADFIPDCLDLYRGILQSYPFDYIIGSVHEFAGISLYDSDYWDQLTREAKLEVKNSYYNHVAQSAAAGLYDILGHVDALNRYFPGYADLHPETAENMLKTIAEHGIAMEINSSDDLWVPDHWLLERALHYGVKVTFGSDAHEPERVGEHFSDIRKHLLDIGFREWAVFKNRERIMLPL; encoded by the coding sequence ATGATCTTTGACTTGCATACACATCATCAGCGATGCGGACATGCGCAAGGTTCGGTTCGCGATTACATTTCGGCTGCCTTGGATAAAAACTTGGCATATATCGGCATTTCGGACCATACGCCATTTTTCGCGGAGCCGGAAGACCATCCGGATCCCGGTGCCTGCATGGCCAAAAGCGATTTTCCAGCATATATTCGCGAAGTGCTTGCGCTAAAACAGGAGTTTGCCGGACAAATCGACGTTCTGCTTGGGGTGGAAGCGGATTTTATTCCGGATTGTCTGGATTTGTACCGCGGTATTTTACAATCTTATCCTTTCGATTATATCATCGGGTCTGTTCACGAGTTCGCGGGGATCAGCCTTTACGACAGCGACTATTGGGACCAGCTGACACGTGAAGCAAAGCTGGAGGTAAAAAACAGCTATTACAACCATGTTGCGCAATCGGCCGCAGCCGGGTTATACGATATTTTGGGACACGTGGATGCGTTGAACCGTTATTTTCCCGGATATGCCGATCTGCACCCGGAAACGGCGGAAAATATGCTGAAGACGATTGCCGAACACGGGATCGCGATGGAGATCAACTCCTCCGACGACTTGTGGGTTCCGGACCATTGGCTGCTGGAGCGGGCGCTTCATTACGGCGTCAAAGTAACATTTGGCTCTGATGCGCATGAGCCGGAACGCGTCGGCGAGCATTTTTCCGACATCCGGAAGCATCTGTTGGATATTGGTTTCCGGGAATGGGCCGTTTTCAAAAACAGGGAACGGATCATGCTGCCGCTCTAA
- a CDS encoding AraC family transcriptional regulator translates to METDFYEASMFYIDRERKLQSSMPAHHYHDGYEIFYLVSGDICYFIDGKAYQAVSGALFIINMNEIHKLVNSSGATFERVTLEFKKEFLEDLFAGGLPVDVMSGFRQGRPFIKLSALEQSFAERLFEQMIHEFVNRPEGYEPNLKTLLFQLLLFIHRKMGAAPAAEQTVVNSIHKKTFEIVDYINRHYDQKLTIERISRRFYISPSYFCKTFRKSTGFTFTEYVNNVRIKEAKVQLAEGSDKVAEIAERVGFESLTHFGRIFKEFTGLSPLKYRQQSNKRF, encoded by the coding sequence ATGGAGACGGATTTTTATGAAGCTTCGATGTTTTACATCGACAGGGAACGAAAACTTCAGTCCAGCATGCCTGCGCATCACTACCATGACGGATATGAGATTTTTTATTTGGTTTCCGGCGATATTTGTTATTTTATCGATGGAAAAGCATATCAGGCAGTCAGCGGAGCGTTGTTTATCATCAACATGAACGAAATCCATAAGCTGGTGAATTCCAGCGGGGCTACCTTCGAGCGGGTGACGCTTGAATTCAAAAAAGAGTTTTTGGAGGATCTGTTTGCCGGCGGGCTGCCGGTTGATGTGATGTCGGGTTTCCGGCAGGGCAGGCCTTTTATCAAATTATCCGCTTTGGAACAGAGCTTTGCGGAAAGGTTATTCGAACAAATGATCCATGAATTCGTGAACAGGCCGGAAGGATACGAACCGAATCTCAAAACCTTGCTGTTTCAACTGCTTTTGTTCATCCACCGCAAAATGGGGGCCGCTCCGGCTGCGGAACAGACCGTAGTCAACTCGATCCATAAGAAAACATTTGAAATTGTGGATTATATCAATCGCCATTATGACCAGAAATTGACCATCGAGCGGATATCCCGGCGCTTTTATATCAGTCCCTCTTATTTTTGCAAAACGTTCCGAAAAAGCACCGGTTTCACTTTTACCGAATATGTAAACAACGTGCGCATCAAGGAGGCCAAAGTACAGCTGGCCGAAGGAAGTGATAAGGTGGCGGAAATTGCGGAGCGGGTCGGTTTCGAAAGCCTGACGCATTTCGGACGGATTTTTAAGGAATTCACCGGCTTGTCCCCTTTAAAATACAGGCAGCAATCGAATAAGCGATTTTAA
- the asnB gene encoding asparagine synthase (glutamine-hydrolyzing), with amino-acid sequence MCGITGFVEWNGDLTQHLQTLVKMTETLTPRGPDAYGTWISGPCAFGHRRLSVIDPENGAQPMLVYDDEDLYTIVYNGELYNAAELKRELLKRGHHFRTNCDTEVLLVSYIEWGPACVDKFNGIFAFAIWDSVRQQVFMARDRLGVKPFFYSLIGGMLIFGSEPKALLQHPKVEPSVGAEGLAEIFIIGPARTPGQGVYRDMKELRAGYAMIFSRRGLNHYQYWKLDSHQHEEDTEATASHLRELLQDTLERQLVSDVPVCTLLSGGLDSSALTALAVQYYNRTGQGKMDTYSVDYVGNDKHFKSHAFQPGADAPWIQRMVEELGTNHHYIEFDTPELIESLSNSTLTRDLPGMADVDGSLYLFCREIKKGATVAVSGEAADEIFGGYPWFHREEMLNSGTFPWAVASEMRESLLSPEIREWVRPLEYLEDRYAEAVREVPKLRGENGIQAKMRIMSYLNITRFMPTLLDRKDRMSMGVGLEVRVPYCDHRLVQYVWNIPWEMKMAGGREKGILRKALEGVLPDDVLYRKKSPYPKTHNPDFLAAVKKQMFDILDDPASPILPLINQEKIREIAASPEASSNLPWFGQLMSGPQLFAYLAQVNNWLKTYHVTIK; translated from the coding sequence ATGTGCGGAATTACCGGTTTTGTCGAGTGGAACGGCGATTTGACGCAGCATCTGCAGACGCTCGTAAAAATGACGGAAACCTTGACTCCAAGAGGCCCGGATGCATACGGAACATGGATTTCAGGCCCTTGTGCCTTCGGCCACCGCAGGCTCAGCGTCATCGATCCGGAAAATGGGGCGCAGCCCATGCTTGTATACGATGATGAGGACTTATACACCATAGTATATAACGGGGAATTGTATAATGCGGCAGAACTCAAGCGGGAGCTGCTGAAAAGAGGACATCACTTCCGGACGAATTGCGATACGGAAGTTCTTTTGGTCTCTTACATCGAATGGGGGCCAGCCTGCGTCGATAAATTCAACGGCATTTTTGCTTTCGCCATTTGGGACAGCGTGCGCCAGCAGGTCTTTATGGCCCGTGACAGGCTTGGCGTAAAACCATTTTTCTACAGCTTGATCGGAGGTATGCTGATCTTCGGTTCCGAACCAAAAGCACTGCTTCAGCACCCCAAAGTCGAACCCTCCGTAGGCGCCGAAGGTTTGGCGGAAATTTTTATCATCGGACCGGCACGCACGCCGGGCCAAGGCGTTTACCGCGACATGAAGGAACTGCGCGCGGGTTATGCCATGATCTTTAGCCGCAGAGGTTTGAATCATTATCAGTATTGGAAACTTGACAGCCATCAGCATGAGGAAGATACAGAAGCGACCGCCTCGCATTTGCGCGAGCTGCTTCAGGATACGCTCGAGCGCCAGCTCGTTTCCGATGTTCCCGTATGCACGCTGCTTTCCGGGGGACTGGATTCAAGCGCGCTGACGGCGCTTGCCGTGCAATATTACAACCGGACCGGACAGGGAAAGATGGATACCTATTCGGTCGACTATGTTGGCAACGACAAACATTTCAAATCCCATGCTTTTCAGCCGGGAGCGGATGCTCCTTGGATTCAGCGAATGGTCGAGGAGCTCGGGACAAATCATCATTACATCGAATTCGATACTCCGGAGCTGATCGAGTCGTTGAGCAACTCCACCCTGACACGCGACTTGCCGGGTATGGCGGATGTTGACGGCTCCCTTTACCTCTTTTGCCGGGAAATTAAAAAAGGCGCTACCGTAGCCGTATCCGGGGAAGCCGCGGACGAAATCTTCGGGGGTTATCCATGGTTTCACCGGGAAGAGATGCTGAATTCGGGCACGTTCCCTTGGGCAGTAGCCTCGGAGATGCGGGAAAGTTTGCTTTCGCCTGAAATCCGCGAGTGGGTACGGCCGCTTGAATACCTTGAGGACCGATACGCCGAAGCTGTGCGGGAGGTGCCGAAACTCCGCGGCGAAAACGGAATACAAGCGAAAATGCGCATCATGTCGTATTTGAACATTACCCGCTTCATGCCTACGCTGCTTGACCGCAAGGACCGCATGAGCATGGGCGTCGGCCTGGAGGTCCGCGTTCCTTATTGTGACCACCGGCTCGTACAGTATGTATGGAATATCCCCTGGGAAATGAAAATGGCCGGGGGCCGAGAAAAAGGCATTTTGCGCAAGGCTTTGGAAGGCGTATTGCCTGATGATGTCCTGTATCGCAAAAAAAGCCCGTATCCCAAAACGCATAATCCCGATTTTCTTGCCGCCGTCAAAAAACAAATGTTTGATATATTGGATGATCCAGCTTCACCGATCCTTCCGCTTATTAACCAGGAAAAAATCCGTGAGATCGCAGCCTCGCCCGAAGCGTCCTCCAATCTGCCTTGGTTTGGCCAGCTGATGTCCGGCCCGCAATTATTCGCCTATCTCGCTCAAGTCAACAACTGGCTTAAAACTTACCATGTCACTATTAAATAA
- a CDS encoding DUF4870 domain-containing protein, whose amino-acid sequence MRQLLSSLSYFSIFFAPFIFPLIVWIASTDSYVIMHSRRALISHILPFASAVPLLILTFGADNPGSVLGYIILFIIIYLGTFIYNIVKGIQVLREYE is encoded by the coding sequence ATGCGTCAATTGCTGTCATCCTTATCGTATTTCAGCATTTTTTTCGCGCCGTTTATTTTCCCCCTGATCGTCTGGATCGCTTCCACTGATTCGTATGTCATCATGCATTCAAGACGAGCGTTGATATCCCATATCTTGCCTTTCGCTTCGGCTGTTCCGCTGCTCATTCTTACTTTTGGTGCAGATAATCCGGGGTCGGTGCTCGGTTATATCATTCTGTTCATCATTATTTATTTGGGGACGTTCATCTACAATATCGTAAAAGGAATTCAGGTTTTGCGCGAATATGAGTGA
- a CDS encoding L,D-transpeptidase family protein, whose amino-acid sequence MSILVLFFAGSFTSAHADPSLPIVNYESVYSIDVYPVQHKLVVWKQGKKIKTYHVAVGNPSTPTPVGEYIITYKGKNWGPSFGPRWLGLNVPWGSYGIHGTNRPYSIGQHQSHGCIRMFNRDVMDLYEMIPLGTKVTIYGHVLGDLNHHPKRLAEGDVGADVQLIQSRLKSAGYFTGATNGKFGPLTTRALMNFQRDQQLPRNGVVSEKIYEALGLME is encoded by the coding sequence ATGTCCATCCTGGTTTTATTTTTCGCCGGCTCGTTTACTTCTGCCCATGCCGATCCATCGCTCCCCATCGTTAACTATGAATCGGTTTACTCTATTGATGTTTATCCGGTTCAACACAAACTGGTTGTGTGGAAACAAGGGAAGAAAATCAAAACCTACCACGTTGCGGTCGGCAACCCATCCACACCAACTCCCGTTGGAGAATACATCATCACGTACAAGGGGAAAAATTGGGGGCCTTCCTTTGGTCCACGATGGCTCGGATTAAACGTGCCTTGGGGAAGTTATGGAATTCACGGAACAAACAGACCCTATTCCATCGGCCAACACCAGAGTCATGGCTGTATACGCATGTTCAACAGGGATGTCATGGATTTATACGAGATGATTCCTCTGGGGACAAAAGTTACGATCTACGGTCATGTTTTAGGGGATCTGAATCACCATCCGAAGCGGCTCGCCGAAGGGGATGTCGGAGCAGATGTACAGCTTATTCAATCCCGGCTGAAGAGTGCCGGATATTTTACGGGGGCAACCAACGGTAAATTTGGACCCCTTACCACCCGTGCCCTGATGAATTTCCAGCGGGATCAGCAATTGCCGCGAAATGGAGTTGTTTCCGAAAAGATCTACGAAGCATTAGGGTTGATGGAATGA
- a CDS encoding serine hydrolase domain-containing protein, whose product MSVSLTGFLNSVNHQQLNVLSVRILQNGTPAAQWDLNRDERRLQHSVSKSFTCMAVGLAIAEGKLTLDTKLKDFFPQYAEQDPTLAPSLHPGELTLYNLLRMSSGHDSPPLWAEERASLQEKDWVKYYMSLPLDRPQGETFTYSSGDTFMISALVQAAVGQTVKDYLTPRLFEPLDIQNISWDTSPLGVTLGCTGLYINNEELSRFGQMLLQKGKWNGKQLVPADWIEFATRRQIDNEGGPDWSQGYGCQFWMCQHDAYRADGMFGQFCVVIPGKNAVVAINSHEENMQAILDAVWDEILPLL is encoded by the coding sequence ATGTCCGTATCATTAACCGGGTTTTTGAACAGCGTGAACCATCAACAATTAAACGTTCTTTCCGTCCGCATACTGCAAAACGGAACCCCTGCCGCACAATGGGACTTAAACCGGGATGAGCGCCGTCTTCAGCATTCGGTCAGCAAATCTTTCACCTGCATGGCCGTGGGATTGGCGATCGCGGAAGGAAAGCTGACCCTCGATACGAAGTTAAAGGATTTCTTCCCCCAATATGCCGAACAGGATCCGACACTAGCTCCCTCCCTTCATCCGGGGGAATTAACGCTTTACAACCTGCTGCGCATGTCCTCAGGCCATGACTCGCCCCCGCTGTGGGCCGAAGAAAGAGCCAGTCTGCAGGAAAAGGATTGGGTTAAATATTATATGTCCCTGCCTTTGGATAGACCCCAGGGAGAGACTTTCACTTACAGCAGCGGCGACACTTTCATGATTTCCGCATTGGTTCAAGCTGCGGTAGGCCAAACCGTAAAAGATTATTTAACGCCTCGCCTGTTTGAGCCGCTAGACATTCAGAATATAAGCTGGGATACCTCCCCGCTTGGCGTTACACTTGGCTGTACCGGACTCTATATCAACAATGAAGAGCTGAGCCGCTTCGGACAAATGCTGCTGCAAAAGGGAAAGTGGAACGGCAAGCAGCTTGTGCCAGCAGACTGGATCGAGTTTGCGACCCGCAGACAGATTGACAACGAAGGCGGTCCGGATTGGAGTCAAGGTTACGGCTGCCAGTTCTGGATGTGTCAGCATGATGCCTATCGCGCTGATGGAATGTTCGGCCAATTCTGTGTTGTCATTCCTGGCAAAAACGCAGTAGTTGCGATCAACAGCCATGAAGAAAATATGCAGGCGATACTTGATGCAGTTTGGGATGAGATTTTGCCATTATTATAA
- a CDS encoding alpha/beta hydrolase produces the protein MAHLAIETGSPTLRMTTSIHVVSPVDAGIPASSTLYLLHGAGDNASTWHRLTTVELYAAKYGCTVIMPEVNRSYYTDMEYGLDYFQYVTRELPEICGRMLRLNDDPGRTFVAGLSMGGYGALKCALTYPDHYAKAVSLSGVTDIRKRLRDPGMEPGMVKEMQAAFGPELAVKPDQDLYALARRRIEEGGKLPSVLCCCGTEDPFIGMNREFADTMQQTPFEFKYVEGPGTHDWLFWEKHLKTAFDFLFHEKN, from the coding sequence ATGGCGCATTTAGCGATAGAAACAGGATCGCCTACTTTGCGAATGACAACAAGCATTCATGTCGTCTCTCCAGTGGATGCCGGGATTCCGGCAAGCAGCACGCTGTATTTATTGCATGGCGCGGGCGACAATGCGAGTACATGGCATCGTCTGACTACCGTTGAGCTCTACGCCGCCAAGTACGGATGCACGGTCATCATGCCGGAAGTGAATCGCAGTTATTACACGGACATGGAATACGGTCTCGATTATTTCCAGTATGTGACCCGGGAGCTTCCGGAAATCTGCGGGCGTATGCTCCGGTTGAACGACGACCCCGGCCGTACTTTTGTGGCCGGCCTTTCCATGGGGGGATACGGCGCTTTGAAATGCGCGCTGACTTATCCTGACCATTATGCTAAAGCCGTTTCATTGTCCGGTGTCACCGACATTCGAAAACGTCTCCGCGATCCGGGCATGGAGCCCGGGATGGTCAAGGAAATGCAGGCGGCATTTGGTCCGGAGCTTGCGGTTAAGCCGGATCAGGATTTGTACGCATTGGCCAGGAGACGAATCGAAGAGGGCGGCAAACTTCCTTCGGTGTTGTGCTGTTGCGGAACCGAGGATCCTTTTATCGGGATGAACCGCGAATTTGCCGATACCATGCAGCAAACCCCGTTTGAATTCAAGTATGTGGAGGGGCCGGGAACGCATGACTGGCTATTCTGGGAAAAACATCTGAAAACAGCCTTTGACTTTTTGTTCCACGAAAAGAATTAA